One segment of Marinobacter sediminum DNA contains the following:
- a CDS encoding carbon-nitrogen hydrolase family protein, with amino-acid sequence MNTSVSNRVAAIQMVSTHDIDANLNEARKLLAKASSEGALIAVLPENFAVLATDQMVDCGQVEVSAQPVIRTFLAEQAKKLGMWIVGGSLPLADRPDGSSIEERVRSSCLVFDDQGREVARYDKIHLFDATIDDAHGQYRESDTFEPGEQLVTLDTPVGKLGLAVCYDLRFPELFRALREKGAEWVCLPSAFTWQTGNAHWHVLTRARAIENQVWIVAPGQGGQNSERRRTYGHSLICDPWGKVVKELAEGAGVLTAELDVEQLSQLRKRMPVWDHRRL; translated from the coding sequence ATGAACACATCTGTTTCCAATCGGGTTGCCGCCATCCAGATGGTGAGCACCCATGATATCGACGCCAACCTGAACGAGGCCCGGAAATTACTGGCAAAAGCGTCCAGTGAAGGGGCTCTGATCGCGGTGCTGCCCGAAAATTTTGCCGTATTGGCAACCGATCAGATGGTGGATTGCGGACAAGTAGAAGTCTCGGCACAGCCGGTTATCCGGACTTTTCTGGCGGAACAGGCGAAAAAGCTCGGGATGTGGATCGTCGGCGGCTCACTACCTCTGGCGGATCGGCCTGATGGTTCCAGCATTGAGGAGCGGGTCAGGTCCTCCTGTCTGGTGTTCGATGATCAGGGCCGGGAAGTCGCTCGCTATGACAAGATTCACCTGTTTGATGCGACGATTGATGACGCCCACGGCCAATACCGGGAGTCGGACACCTTCGAGCCCGGTGAGCAATTGGTAACACTGGATACGCCAGTCGGCAAGCTTGGCCTCGCTGTTTGTTATGATTTGCGCTTCCCGGAGTTGTTTCGGGCTTTGCGAGAAAAAGGCGCTGAGTGGGTATGCTTACCCAGTGCGTTCACCTGGCAGACCGGAAATGCCCATTGGCACGTGCTTACCCGCGCGCGGGCGATCGAAAACCAGGTCTGGATCGTTGCCCCGGGACAGGGTGGGCAAAACAGCGAACGCCGCCGAACCTACGGCCACAGCCTGATTTGCGATCCCTGGGGCAAGGTTGTGAAAGAGCTCGCTGAGGGGGCGGGAGTGTTGACGGCGGAGTTGGATGTGGAACAGCTCTCACAGCTGCGTAAGCGGATGCCGGTGTGGGACCATCGCCGGCTGTAA